The following DNA comes from Cygnus atratus isolate AKBS03 ecotype Queensland, Australia chromosome 23, CAtr_DNAZoo_HiC_assembly, whole genome shotgun sequence.
CGAGGTGTGGCAAGGTGCTGGGACATCTCgctggagcccagcagctcGGAGGAAGGTGCCGGGGGGCCCTTACCGCCAGGAAGATCTGCGCGGCGCTGCTGACCACCTCGATGTACTGGTAGTCCAGCAGGCAGCCGCTGACCGTGATGACGTGGTGGTCCTCGGGCGCCAGCTTGGAATTCAGCACCGGCGTCACCAGGCAGCCCGGCCCGTTCTCCATCCACCACGAGCGGTGCAGTGAGGTATTGAAGGTCATGATGAAGTCCCGGTCCTgcgggaggggagcagaggcacCACCTTGGACCCAGGGCTCCCACCTGGGCTCACAGGGTGGGTGGACAAAAAACGGGCTTTTCCAACCCGAGGATGCTCCACGAGTAAAATCCCCACTGCAAAGCTGCACGGACGTGGTGCTCTCACTGCCCACTGCCTGGAGCCCCCACTGAGGGCAGGTCAGCACCGGTGGGTGTGTTAATGAAGTGCATCCAATTAACCCACTCCTCTCCCTATCCCAAGGTTGCCACCCCCAGGGTTTGCTGCCCCTGCACCAGGCGTGCACGGTGCTGAGCTGAAATTCAGCACCAGCAGGGGCTTGGGCTTGCTCCCGGGTTTCAGCTCCTAAAGCCATGTGCTGCGCGTTCCTTCCACGCAGCCATCTCCACTGCGAAGTGCAACGCTTCATCATGACATTAATTTTGCTCTTTCCATGTGAGAGCTGTCATTTAACATCCCAGGCTCAGGCTAAGAGTGCGCTGGTGGCCGTCTCTCTGTGGTATTTTCAGCCACCCTGGGTATTTTCAGCTGCCCTGTCCATCCTGTGCATCCCTGGGGGTTGGGGTCTCCCCGTCTTCCCTTGTCACTGGAGCAGCACACAGACCCCAGAAACCCTCCCAGAGCCCCAGGAGACCCTGGAAAAGTGGGGCCATGTAGCACAGCATTTACAGCAGGATGGAGACCCTCCTCTGCTCTATCTCCCTACTGTCGTGTTTGGAAGTGATGTCACCCAACTCACACCGCCCACAAAAGCCAGGCAGTgctcagagcaggcaggggaTTAATGAAGTTCCCAGCTCATCAGCCTCACTAATTTGGTGCCCCCGAGGACCCTCCTGCACCACACCACCACGTTGCTCTCCCACTGGCCCCATTGGTGTCCCCTGCTCGGCCAATCCATCCGTCTGTCCATCCGTCTTTCCCACCACACCCCTACGGTCAGCGCTGCACCCGGCAGCACCCATCCCTGTGAGGATCCCCCAGCACTGGGGGGTGCTgcaccaggggctgggggcaccccagGGGCTGGTCCCAGCTGCCCCAAAAAGCAGAGCCAGAGgcatggggagggagaggagaaaggggtGGGATGGAAGCGGTGGGATAGGATGGGTTGGGGGAGGGATGGGATGGAAGGGATGGGATGGAAAGATTGGGACGGAAGGAATGGGAGTGGAAGGGATGGGAAGATTGGGACAgaagggatgggatgggaatggaagggatgggatgggaagaTTGGGACAgatgggaggaggaaggtgagaaGAGGAAggccaggaggctgcagcacccaATGCCACGGACACCTGGGGCTTACCTGCGACAAGTGCCCGACCTCCAGGTAGAAGCAGATGATGAAGGCGTTCCAGCCGACCCACAGCACCAGCCACACCGCGTACTGCCGGCACAGAGCGAGGCGGTCAGGGCGCGACGCCGTGCGGCACCGCGAGCATCCCCCATGCCCTCCcgctgcccagctccccccagtTTAATGGTACCCACCATGATGAGGTATTTGGATCTGTACTGGATGGTCCCGAAGATGCCCAGGATGACAGCCATGATGTGTAAAAAATTGGCCAGGATGGGCGCCCACTGGTAGCCCAGGAAATCAAAGATCTGCCGCTCCAGCGCCGCTATCTGGAGAAGAACAAAGGAGGGGACAGCGCAGGGAATCAGTCACCGCGGCAGCTCCGCGGACATTAAAGGCAAAGAGCATTGTGTAATTAATGAGAAATCCCATGGACAATTAGTTACAATAGACTGAAACGTCTGCATGATTCATTGGCCGGTGGCAGGCAAATACATCACGGCGGGCGAGGAGTTACTGGGAACGTTCCCTGGcgggtgctggggatggggtAGGGGGAGCCGTgagccttcctccccctccacGATGCC
Coding sequences within:
- the NKAIN1 gene encoding sodium/potassium-transporting ATPase subunit beta-1-interacting protein 1, whose protein sequence is MGRCNGRCTLVGFCCLQLIAALERQIFDFLGYQWAPILANFLHIMAVILGIFGTIQYRSKYLIMYAVWLVLWVGWNAFIICFYLEVGHLSQDRDFIMTFNTSLHRSWWMENGPGCLVTPVLNSKLAPEDHHVITVSGCLLDYQYIEVVSSAAQIFLALFGFVYACYVSKVFLEEEDSFDFIGGFDSYGYQAPQKTSHLQLQPLYTSG